GAGAACACCGGAAAGGTTCTGCGCCCGCAGAGAGCAGGGCGCAGAAGGGGGATATCAGGAGATAAAGTTTTTGCCCTGCTTCAGCACCACATCGCAGGCTTTGGTTTTCACCTTCTCGCCAAGCGGGGTGTTGCTCAGGCTTTTCAGGTTTAGCTGCTGGCCGTTGCCGGTATTCAGCAGACCCATCAGACCTTGCTGGTAATCAGGCTGCTGCGCCTGGGCGGTACTGTTTTGCAGGCCGAGTTTGCTCAGCACCTGATCTTTGATATTGGCGACATTGTTATCCACCACGTTATGCTTCACGCAGTATTCCATCACCCCGGCGGCGTTAGTCATGCTGTTACTGCTGACTGCCTTATCGCCACCGTTCAGCAGGCCGGCCAGCGAGGAGAGCGAGAGGCCGTTCTGTGCGTTCGCGCCGTTCTGCGTGGTGCTGGTGGTATTGCTGTTTTGCTGGCTCAGCTGCGATGCCGCGCTGTTGAGCTGATCCTGCCAGCTTGCCGCCAGCGCCGTTCCCGTCACCATAAAAGAGAGCATACCTGTCGTCAGCGTCAGGCGCTGTAAAAGCTTTTTCATTTTTAACCTCGTTTTTATATCCGGCGCGCCAACAACAGCGCGCCCGCTATCAGCTGGTTAGGACTGCCGATGAGCAGGGGAGTTCCGGCTAAAGCGCTGCAGAGCGCTGCCTGAGAAGGCGATTGAGATTAGTCTGTAGGCTAAGGCGAAATTTTCGTCACTTAGCGCACGCTATGGACGATTGAGGTTGCGCAGGTGGCCGGTAAGGGTATAATCCTCAACGTTTTCCGCATACCCTTCAGTGCCGAAGTGGCGAAATCGGTAGACGCAGTTGATTCAAAATCAACCGTAGAAATACGTGCCGGTTCGAGTCCGGCCTTCGGCACCAAGTACTCTTCCAAGACTATCCGAGAAAGTCCAACTTTACCTTTAAAATCAAGGTTTATAGCCTTTTTTACGTCCTGATCCGTCCGAGGTGGTCCGTTGAAATCCGGATGCTATTGGGGGCATAATTGGGGGCATCTTAACTTCGATTAGAAATGTGCCCCCAAATGAAGCTCAACGCCAGACAGGTCGAAACCGCAAAGCCAAAAGGCAAAACTTATAAAATGGCCGATGGCGGTGGTTTGTACCTTGAGGTTTCGACCAAGGGTTCCAAATACTGGCGCATGAAATACAGACGCCCCTCTGACAAAAAAGAGGATCGCTTGGCATTCGGTGTTTGGCCTACCGTAACGCTTGCTCAGGCAAGAGCAAAGCGTGATGAAGCTAAAAAGCTGTTAGGGCAGGGGATTGACCCAAAAGCTGAACAGAAGGAAGCTCAGGCCGA
This DNA window, taken from Mixta gaviniae, encodes the following:
- a CDS encoding DUF2501 domain-containing protein, whose amino-acid sequence is MKKLLQRLTLTTGMLSFMVTGTALAASWQDQLNSAASQLSQQNSNTTSTTQNGANAQNGLSLSSLAGLLNGGDKAVSSNSMTNAAGVMEYCVKHNVVDNNVANIKDQVLSKLGLQNSTAQAQQPDYQQGLMGLLNTGNGQQLNLKSLSNTPLGEKVKTKACDVVLKQGKNFIS